The DNA segment CCTTTCATCATTTAActactcttcttttctttttttttttttttttaatattttcatttacacccacaaaaatatatatttcaataaaaaaaaaattgagacgaCACCCAAACAAATCCTCCCAAAGTGCACTTGTGCCTATCGAATTTTCCTAAAAGATTTCCCCTTCGAAGCATCAATTTTATTCGACGCCAAttgcaaaataataataataataatccatCTGTCCCTACTCAATAAAAACAATTAATAATGCTGtagcttaataatatttaattatttcaaaattataaaattttaaatttaaattttaattgatgttaatttttttaaaaattaaagcaaATATGTCTCCAAATTAATATTCGTACCAGGGTCGAAAAATAATTTGTATGTCAGACTGAGAGAATTAaagcaaaaatttaaaaatattttcttgactTCAAAGTTGCTTTTcaattgaaaaagaaatttccaaATTTGCggtgtgaatatatatatataatttaaaatgaaagTACGAGTACGGATCTTGCGGCACAAAATATCATTTTATAACTAATTTTGGTTTAATTCaattattgattaaaaataattttaaaagtattttttataattattttaatttttctatttttgtaataataattattaaaaataatatttagttTCATACATTAATTTAACGCTAGACATTATGTCAATGTAAAACTAATGTTAGCATGCCAACCGAGCAATATTTAACGTCGTTAACCTTGTCCTTAAAGTGCTAATAATgcgaaaatatttatatttacttgCAATAAAATAAAGCATATAACATGAATGATAAAAGTGTTATAATCTTTTCAAAacaattttagagtttattttgAGGCACAAGAGGTTAAATTAGATGGTTAAGCACATGGAAAAGCTTTGGATTAGTGATTAACAATTATTAATTAGGTAATGAAGGTTAGTGTGTATatgttattataatattattacaattttatttaaatttattgagAAAATGGAATTTGAAATTCCAAGATGGTGTCTATTACTAGGTCAAAATTGCACAAATTAAGCTGATTTGTCCAACTACAACGCCCATTAGCTACGGTACGGAAACATCCAACATGTGCCCTATAACATCAACTGCTCAACTAGTCGACAACACGTGTCTTCTTGTAggattgaaaatgaaattggtgttATCAAAATCAACCAATTAATCACTTCTTAATTTGTCTTTCTATCCCAAGTTTCTTCCATTATAGGATCTACCAAAATATCAGAAATTCAACGGCTAAATATTTAAGATGTtaaatttaatctatttttaattttttatttaaattaatttaaaatttttagttgaagtttattttaactaaaaataaaaaattttagattaatttctcaaaatttctgaattaattttagataaaaaattgaaaataaaacaaattaattttcccattaaaattttaattgacagtaatttttaagataatatttaatattttaattatttttttatttatattattatgataatatttatattaatatttaaatatttaaaaagagactcATAAAAAAgttattcttttaaatttttaaaagttaaaaaaatattaaaagttaataagatatattgttatttttacttttaatagtcaatttaataattagtaaaatagttaatagttgttaaaataataaaattaccaAATAGAGCCTAAATATAAAGGTGAAATTAGGCATTAAGTAGAAATTCAGCAATTACGTGAAAATTGAAATGGCAGCTGTAGGCTGTAGCCTGTTGAAGGCCCAGCTGCTTCCCTATTTTGGAGACCATAACAAAGAACTTGTGTTGGAAGGCTAGTCTAGGAGCCCACATTTAGCCATCCTTTTTCATTCCTGAGCTGACGCTGAGACCAACCTCATCCTCTCATGTCCGGAAGAAGACTCAAACTTGCATTGACAGATAAAAACCCCAACTCTTCTAGTTCTTCTCTTTAATCATGGCGTTCAGTGGATCTAACTTTTGCTTCAAAGTGAGTTCCTTTTCAGTTCCCATGTTTTCGTTTCCATTAGTTAATAAATAGAATCTTTCACTTGAAATTTTGTTAACTACTATATTGTCATGCTCAACAGATTTTGGATTGTCTTCATTTTGAGAATCAGAGATGAAAAGTTCTATCTAGACGAAACATGATCTCATATTAACATTTCACGCAAGGAAAAACGAAGTTTCAAATTAAAATTCATGGGTGAATGTTTGATCATCCATTTTCTAATCAACAGTGATACTGTTTTCTTCAATTTACATTAGACTATGCTGTAGCTTGCAATGTTGTTGTAGGTAAATTATATTGATAGGCGGCTGCCATGTTCTTGCATTAATAGTTTCGACGGGCTTCCCCACCTCAAGGACAACCACTTTTTTTCGCCTACTACACCTGCAACACATTGTTTTCCTCTCAAGCTGCACATTAAAGCAGCACTCTTCGCTAAAACTTCCCGGTTGTTGTCACTAAGAGCATGTCAAGTCACAAGTGAGGACTCGGAGGAAATGGTAAGCGGTGAAAGCATCATATTAGATGAGCAAAGCCTTAACACGGGACTGACAGATTGCCATTGATGAATAGAATTATGCCCAAGCTGCAAAACGCAGGGACAGTCTACGAGTACTCCAGGAGGATAGCAATTTAAAGCTTCAGTACTGGCAGCAAATGCTCGGTTTTGT comes from the Hevea brasiliensis isolate MT/VB/25A 57/8 chromosome 5, ASM3005281v1, whole genome shotgun sequence genome and includes:
- the LOC110642360 gene encoding uncharacterized protein LOC110642360; translation: MAFSGSNFCFKVNYIDRRLPCSCINSFDGLPHLKDNHFFSPTTPATHCFPLKLHIKAALFAKTSRLLSLRACQVTSEDSEEMNYAQAAKRRDSLRVLQEDSNLKLQYWQQMLGFVMHSGMGTWLLYNPFGLRETIEIGFYVSHEFLDETLSRHYNRNFNLFNTISS